The Pirellulales bacterium sequence CGACGACTTGCGGAACACCGCCGTCCATGCGGGCAGTCCAGGTGCCAGGCCCCGGAGAAGTTGCATGACCCACCAAATCGCCAAGGGGGCTGGCCTCAAAGGAGTCCTCAAAAACCTTGTTGCCGTTAACCGTCACCAATACCGCCTGCGACGTCGAACTATAGCTCGCGACCGCAGCAACGAACAGCGAGCAGCAAAACCATTTGCTCATGATCATTCTCCCAAAGATTAGAAACCAAAAAAGCTCCACGAAACGCCACTTGTTGCCTCTCGTCTGTTCTCAAATAGTCATTCCCAAACAATTTACGGATCCCACATGAAATTCGCTCCTGTCTTTGATGAGTGCAAATCGAAATTCGCCGATGGCCCCGCATAAGGCTATTTAAGTTCTCGCAGGGTACTGCCAGAATAGAATTGCAGCGGAATGGAGACTTGAAATTGTTTGTCCAGTGGGTGCCGGGCGTTGCACATATCATCGAGCAACTGGACCGCCATTCGTCCCGTATACTCTTCATCCGCAGTCACCGTCGCTAATCGCCGAGTAATCGCATTGCTCCGCCAGGTTCCACCAAAGCTGACCAACGATATTTGGTCCGGCACACGAATACCGAACTTTCCCAGTGCCATATAAATCAATTCTGCGTCCGCCTCCCAAGTGCTATAAATTGCCGTCGGACGCTGGTTTTCTGGCAAATCCAGCATTTCCCACAACGCCCGCTGAATTCCGGCTTCGTGTTCTGGCGACACATTCTCACAAGTCCATTGACCGCGATGTACAAAACGCTCGGAAAGGCTAACGCCCACCTCCAACAATGACTGTTTCAAACCAGACTCGTGCATCGCAGCAGACTGGCTTGTTTGGGTGATAAAGAAAGCAATGCGACGGTGACCGGCGGAAACCATTGCATGCCCTGCCATTCGAGCTGCCGCTTCAAGTTCCAAGGCAATCAACGGCGCCGCGACACCCGAGACGCCGCGGTGCAAGAGCACCACCGGAATACCGCGGGCCTGCAATTGTCGCACATGGTGCATCGGCGGGCTGCCTATGGTTGTTGGAACCAATGCCACCCCCGCCACCTGCTTATCGATCAACTGCAGGATAATATCGCCCTGCTTGCGAACGTCGTTATCCGTATTGCAAGTTAACACCTGATGGTGCAATTCGCCGGCAGCATCGCTAAAACTCTTGACCAGAGACGGATAGATCCCGTCGCGCAACTCGGGAATCACCAACGCAAACGCCGCCAGTTTCTTGTCCTGGGCACCATGATGTGGAACGCGGACGAATGTCCCCTTCCCTTTGATGCGGACAAGATATCCCTCGTCGGCCATTTCATTGAGCGAGCGCTGGACGGTCATGCGTGCCACATCGTGCCGCTGCATCAATTCCGTTTCCGAAGCGATGCGCGCTCCAGGGGATAACACCCCGGATTCGATGTCGGCGATAATCCGTCGCTTGATCTGCTCAAATTTTGGTGCTTCTGCGACTGACATGGCTCGTAATTTAACGATCCATTTATAATTAGTCAAGTAATTGGTCAACTTTAATTCAAAAATCTTATTTCGAACCAGCTATTTTCGACAAAGTTCTAGATTTTCCGATAGAATTTTGGCATTTCTCGGCACCCACTGCTCGGCGAGACATGACCAATCAATTATATGTGCTTACTTGATATTCCTGCTAAATGCTGCTAAATTGAGGCCCGCCGCACAGCTCAATAATATTCAAGAGCAAGTCGAATTTTCCCTAGGATGGGGAAACTTGGGTACTTGGCAGTTCGGCAAAACACCATCGAATCAGAAGTCCATCAGCCCTTGAAATCGAGATGATCACAGCTAACACATCGCGGCTTTTTCTGGTTGTCCTATTGGTCGGCTTGGGTGGCGGATACCGCCCTCTCGACTGCGCGGCGGAGCAAACCGAGGTCATCGAGATCGACTCGCGCCGCGAGTTGTTCGTCGATCACTTTTTGATCGATCGTCTAGTCGACGCGCAATTGTTGCTCCACGAACCTC is a genomic window containing:
- a CDS encoding GntR family transcriptional regulator, producing the protein MSVAEAPKFEQIKRRIIADIESGVLSPGARIASETELMQRHDVARMTVQRSLNEMADEGYLVRIKGKGTFVRVPHHGAQDKKLAAFALVIPELRDGIYPSLVKSFSDAAGELHHQVLTCNTDNDVRKQGDIILQLIDKQVAGVALVPTTIGSPPMHHVRQLQARGIPVVLLHRGVSGVAAPLIALELEAAARMAGHAMVSAGHRRIAFFITQTSQSAAMHESGLKQSLLEVGVSLSERFVHRGQWTCENVSPEHEAGIQRALWEMLDLPENQRPTAIYSTWEADAELIYMALGKFGIRVPDQISLVSFGGTWRSNAITRRLATVTADEEYTGRMAVQLLDDMCNARHPLDKQFQVSIPLQFYSGSTLRELK